One window of the Eucalyptus grandis isolate ANBG69807.140 chromosome 8, ASM1654582v1, whole genome shotgun sequence genome contains the following:
- the LOC104456782 gene encoding universal stress protein PHOS34 — protein MAAPASEKQVMVVGVDESDCGVHALEWTVDHFLAPSMPHPPFKLVVVHAKPSASSAVGLVGPGAAEVFPIVDADLKKRAARVVEKAKDLCASKSVHDVTFEVVEGDPRNVLCDAVEKHHASILVVGSHGYGAIKRAVLGSVSDYCAHHAHCTVMIVKKPKAKH, from the exons atGGCGGCGCCAGCGTCGGAGAAGCAGGTGATGGTGGTCGGAGTCGACGAGAGCGACTGCGGCGTCCACGCGCTCGAGTGGACGGTCGACCACTTCCTCGCCCCCTCCATGCCCCACCCCCCGTTCAAGCTCGTCGTCGTCCACGCCAAgccctccgcctcctccgccgtcgGCCTCGTCGGACCCG GAGCTGCTGAAGTGTTTCCGATCGTGGACGCCGATCTGAAAAAAAGAGCCGCGAGGGTTGTGGAGAAAGCCAAGGATCTTTGCGCGAGTAAATCG GTTCATGATGTGACCTTTGAAGTGGTGGAAGGGGATCCGAGGAATGTTCTTTGCGATGCTGTTGAAAAACATCATGCCTCGATCCTGGTAGTTGGAAGCCATGGCTATGGCGCCATAAAAAG GGCTGTCTTAGGTAGCGTGAGCGACTACTGTGCTCACCATGCTCATTGCACCGTGATGATCGTGAAGAAGCCCAAGGCTAAACACTGA